TGTTTATTACTGAGGAATATCGCTGTTTACAGGCGCTTTCTCAGTTTTTTCAACAGGTTGTTCTTGCTGTGCTGGGGCACTTAAGTTTTCCCAGCCACTGGTTGTATCCGCTTTTTTCGAGCTCATGTTGCCCAGAATCAAGCTGATAACAAAAAATACGGTTGCAAAAATTGCAGTCATTCGGGTCAGAAAGTTTCCAGAGCCGCTGGCACCAAACAGTGTTCCTGATGCACCAGCCCCAAATGAGGCTCCCATATCTGCGCCTTTACCTTGTTGAACCAGAACCAGGCCAATTACACCAAGCGCAGCCAACAGATAAATCACAAGTAGAATTTCGTACATGGGTTCCACCTATGTTCCATATTGTTGTGCCGGCTATGCGATAGCAGTGCCAGCGCACCCCTTCGTCAGGAGCGAGGGAATACTAGCGAATGCCGACATGTGTGACAAGTGATTTTTCCAAGAATGTAGCAATTGATGAATTGCTTGGGCAAGAAATAATCAGTTTTGCAGTTCAGGACTCCGGCTCAGCCTCTGCTGGCCGGAATCCCTTTCAGAGCAGCATCTTAGCAGTTGTCTTTCACTGCCTGTGCAATCGCCAATGCAGATTCGCGCACCAGCGCATCGTCTTCACCTTCAACCATCACTCGGATCAACGGCTCAGTACCTGATTTACGCAGCAGAACCCGGCCACGTTCACCCAGCTTGGCTTCAGCAGCTTTTTGAGCGGCAAGTACCACATCAGATTCCAGCGGGTTGGTCTCTCCTGAGAACCGGACATTCTCCAGTACCTGAGGGAACATTGTCAGACCTTCACACAGTTGCTTCAGCGACTGCTGGCTGCTGACCATCGCTTCCATGACCTGCAATCCGGCCACAATACCATCACCCGTCGTCACCTTATCCAGTACAATGACATGGCCAGAGTTCTCTGCACCGATATTCCAGTTGTTCTTGATCAGCTCTTCCATCACATAACGGTCGCCGACTTTCGCACGAACAAACGGAATATCCAGCGATTTTAACGCCAGCTCCATGCCCAGGTTGGTCATCAGGGTACCAACCACGCCGCCTTTCAATTCACCACGACGCTGCGCGTGACGGGCAATAATGTAGGCAATCTGATCACCGTCAACTTTGTTGCCTTCACCATCGACCATGATGACACGGTCACCGTCGCCATCCAGCGCAATCCCGAAATGAGCTTTTTCCTCAACTACTTTCGCCTGCAACGCACGGACATCCGTCGCACCAACCTCAGCGTTAATGTTGATCCCGTCAGGTGCACAACCAATCGTTACAACTTCTGCGCCCAGTTCACGGAAGACATTCGGGGCAATGTGATACGTTGCTCCATGTGCACAGTCCACAATAATTTTGTAGCCCGCAAGGCTCAGGTGTGACGGGAACGTTCCTTTACAGAACTCGATGTAACGACCGGCAGCGTCGTTGATTCGCGTTGCTTTTCCCAAACTGGCTGATTCAACGCACACCAGTTCTTTATCCAGTTCCGCTTCAATTGCAGCTTCAACTTCATCTGGCAGTTTCGTGCCTTCAGAAGAGAAAAACTTAATCCCGTTATCATAATAAGGGTTGTGTGATGCAGAAATGACAATACCAGCTTCTGCACGAAAAGTGCGCGTCAGATAAGCTACCGCCGGGGTTGGCATCGGACCGGTAAAAGCAGCCTGTAATCCGGCAGCCGCCAAACCCGCTTCCAACGCTGATTCCAGCATATAACCTGAAATCCGGGTGTCTTTACCGATAATCACTTTTTTGGTGCCTTGCTGAGACAGCACCCGTCCGGCAGCCCAGCCCAGTTTCAGTACAAACTCAGGGGTGATCGGTGACTGGCCAACACGGCCACGGACACCGTCGGTGCCGAAATATTTACGTTCAGCCATGAAAAATAGCTCCTAGCTCTTTATTTTGCCTGTTCCAGCGTCATGCGACAGATCGCCAGTACATCCTGCGTTTCACGCGTATCATGAACCCGAATAATCTGAGCTCCCTTCATTGCGGCAATGGATGCACAAGCCAAGCTCCCGGACAACGCTTCTGCAGGCGATTTATTTAATTGTTTACAGATCATGGACTTTCTGGACATCCCAACCAGCAGTGGTAATCCAAACCGGTGAAATTTTTCCAAATGTGCCAGCAACTGATAGTTATGTTCCAGGCTTTTACCAAAGCCAAATCCCGGATCCAAGATCAGCTGTTCGCGATGGATACCAGCCGCTTCGCAGGCCTGAATTCGCTCTGCAAGAAAATCTTCCACATCTGCGAACAGATCATCATAGTGTGGTTGCTGCTGCATTGTACGCGGTTGCCCCTGCATATGCATTAAGCAAATTGGTACCCCTGCTTTCGCTGCAGCTGCCATGGCACCAGGCTCACGCAGTGCACGGATATCATTGATCAGATCAGCGCCCGCTTTTACCGACTCCGTCATCACTTCAGCTTTACTGGTATCGACTGAGATCCAGCAATCAAAACGCTGACGGATGGCTTCTACTACAGGCACCACACGTTCGAGCTCTTCCTGCACAGAAACTTCAGCAGCTCCCGGACGCGTCGATTCACCCCCAATATCAATAAAACTGGTTCCGACTGCCAGCATCTCTTCCACATGACGCAGTGCACTGTCTAATTGATTAAACTGGCCACCATCAGAAAAAGAATCCGGCGTGAAGTTCAGTATACCCATGGTATGCGGGTAAGAAAGATCCAGTATTTTCTCTTTGCTTTTCAGTAACAAGGTTCATCACTCCTGACAGAATAAGCCCGGCGGCAACAGCACGGGCTCACAGATTTCCATAGACATTGTGGCGCAGAAACAAAAAACCCCGAGTTACCCCGGGGTTTTGGACTCACCGTCAGACATTATGCCTGCGGTTTATCATTTTCTTCACTGTGATGCGGCTGTACCTGCTCAGGTTTCTCAGCTGGTTTGTCAGCATCTTTAAAGTCAACACTTGCTGGTTTCTCGCTTTCCAGCGTATCAGCTTTCAGTGTGTCGTCTTTATCACCCCAGCCTTTGGGCGCACGAATCTCAGACTTACGTCCCATCAGATCATCCAGCTGGCCTGCATCAATGGTTTCATATTTCATCAATGCATCTTTCATTGAATGAAGAATATCCATGTTGCCGACCAGAATCTCTCTGGCACGCTCATAGTTACGATCGATAATGGCACGCACTTCTTCATCAATGGCACGTGCCGTATCATCAGACATGTGCTTGGTCTTGGTCACAGAACGACCCAGGAAAACTTCGCCTTCATCTTCTGCATACAGCAGCGGACCCAGTTTTTCTGAGAAGCCCCACTGCGTCACCATCTTACGTGCAATGTCTGTTGCTCGCTCGATATCGTTTGACGCACCCGTTGACACTTTCTCTACCCCGTAGATCAGTTCTTCGGCAAGACGGCCACCGTACAGGCTGGAAATCATAGACTCCAGATATTCTTTCGAGTGGCTGACACGATCCTGCTCAGGCAGGTACATGGTCACACCCAACGCACGGCCGCGCGGAATGATCGATACCTTATAAACCGGGTCATGATCCGGAACCAGACGACCAATAATGGCATGACCTGCTTCATGGTAAGCCGTTGATTCTTTCTGTTCTTCAGACATCACCATCGATTTACGCTCTGCGCCCATCATGATTTTGTCTTTCGCCAGTTCGAATTCCACCATTGATACTGTACGTTTGTTACCACGTGCAGCAAACAATGCAGCTTCGTTCACCAGGTTTGCCAGATCAGCACCAGAGAAGCCAGGTGTACCACGGGCAATCAGAGACGGTTCAACATCACCATCCAGTGGCACTTTACGCATATGCACTTTCAGGATTTGCTCACGGCCACGGACATCCGGGAGACCCACAACGACCTGACGGTCAAAACGGCCAGGACGCAACAGTGCCGGGTCCAGAACATCAGGACGGTTCGTTGCAGCGATCACGATGATACCTTCGTGGCCTTCGAAACCATCCATTTCAACCAGCATCTGGTTCAGGGTCTGTTCACGTTCATCGTGACCACCACCCACACCGGCACCACGCTGACGACCTACGGCATCAATCTCATCGATGAAGATAATACAAGGCGCCGCTTTCTTCGCCTGATCAAACATGTCACGGACACGGGATGCACCCACACCGACAAACATTTCAACGAAGTCAGAACCGGAGATGGTAAAGAAAGGCACTTTCGCTTCACCTGCGATGGCTTTCGCCAACAGGGTTTTACCTGTACCCGGAGGACCAACCATCAGAACACCTGTCGGAATTTTACCGCCCAGTTTCTGGAAACGACTTGGATCACGCAGGTAATCGACCAGCTCTTTCACGTCTTCTTTGGCTTCATCACAGCCAGCAACGTCGTTGAAGGTCGTTTTAATTTGATCTTCACTCATCATGCGCGCTTTGGATTTACCGAACGACATGGCGCCTTTGCCACCGCCGCCCTGCATCTGGCGCATAAAGAATATCCATACCCCGATCAGCAACAGCATCGGGAACCATGAAATAAAGATAGAAGCCAGCAGACTTGGTTCTTCCGGTGGTGTCCCAACCACTTTCACATTTGCATTGATCAAGTCGTCCAGCAATTTCTGGTCGTTCAGGACAGGCAAGTAAGTCACATAACGGGTGTTATCACGCTTGAACACCGTGATCTCACGATCATTGAATCGTACTTCCCTAATCTGATCCTGACCGATTTCCCGGACAAAAGTCGTATAGTCGACTTGACGGCCAGCACTATCTCCCGGACCGAAGCTCTGAAAAACAGACATCAGCACCACGGCGATGACTAACCACAAAATCAAGTTTTTTGCCATGTCACTCAAGGTGTTAACCTCGCGATAACTTTAAAGATGAATGTAGAGTACTACAGTTTATAACCTGTAGCCACAATATAGACTTCCCGGGAACGATCCCTGGATGAGTCTGGTTTACGGATTTTGACCACCTTGAACATACTGCGCACTTCGGCCAGATACTGATCAAAGCCCTCACCCTGAAAGACTTTTACTGCAAAGCTTCCATTCGGTGCAAGTACCTGCCTGCACATATCTAATGCTAGTTCAACAAGATACATTGCTCTAGGTTGATCCGAGGCTAGGTTTCCGCTCATGTTGGGGGCCATATCAGACAGGACAACATCAACCATATCCGGCTGAATCCGCTCAAGTAATGCATCCAGCACTGCTTCTTCACGGAAGTCACCCTGCAGGAAACTGACCCCGGGTAAGGAGTCCATCGGCAGGATATCACAGGCAATTACCTGCCCGGTATCTCCGACGACGTCAGCTGCGTACTGTGACCAACCACCAGGGGCAGCACCCAGGTCAACCACAGTCATTCCCGGTTTTAACAACTTATCTTTGTTCTGGATTTCCTCCAGTTTAAAAATAGCTCGGGAGCGAAAGCCCTTCTTTTGAGCTTCCAGGACATACTTATCATCAAAATGTTCTTTCAGCCAGCGTCCGGAGCTGGCTGAATGTTTCTTTTTACTCATGCATTACCCAATGCGATTACACTCAGCGACCGATAGTTCCCGTTCTGGTTCCGCTGTACTACTTTTACTGTGGCCCAGAGTTGGCAGGAACACCAGCGTAACGAAACAACGTTAGTCATATTGACTAGATGGCGTTAGAATACCCTGTTTTCAACCCTTGTTATAGATATTGAGTCACCATGAATCTAAGCACCAAACAGAAGCAATACCTCAAAGGCCTTGCTCACAGCCTGAAGCCAGTTGTCCTGATGGGGGCAAACGGCCTGACTGAAGCCGTGCTGTCAGAAATCGAACTGGCCCTGGGCCATCACGAGCTGATCAAAGTCAAAGTTGCTGCTGAAGAACGTGAAACCAAGCAACTGATCATCGAAGCGATTGTTCGTGAAACTCAGGCGGAAAAAGTACAGGTCATCGGTAATATTCTGGTGCTGTACCGTCAGTCTGAAGATCGTAAAATCGAACTTCCGCGCAAATAAAAAAGGCCG
This DNA window, taken from Photobacterium sp. CCB-ST2H9, encodes the following:
- the secG gene encoding preprotein translocase subunit SecG; the protein is MYEILLVIYLLAALGVIGLVLVQQGKGADMGASFGAGASGTLFGASGSGNFLTRMTAIFATVFFVISLILGNMSSKKADTTSGWENLSAPAQQEQPVEKTEKAPVNSDIPQ
- the glmM gene encoding phosphoglucosamine mutase yields the protein MAERKYFGTDGVRGRVGQSPITPEFVLKLGWAAGRVLSQQGTKKVIIGKDTRISGYMLESALEAGLAAAGLQAAFTGPMPTPAVAYLTRTFRAEAGIVISASHNPYYDNGIKFFSSEGTKLPDEVEAAIEAELDKELVCVESASLGKATRINDAAGRYIEFCKGTFPSHLSLAGYKIIVDCAHGATYHIAPNVFRELGAEVVTIGCAPDGININAEVGATDVRALQAKVVEEKAHFGIALDGDGDRVIMVDGEGNKVDGDQIAYIIARHAQRRGELKGGVVGTLMTNLGMELALKSLDIPFVRAKVGDRYVMEELIKNNWNIGAENSGHVIVLDKVTTGDGIVAGLQVMEAMVSSQQSLKQLCEGLTMFPQVLENVRFSGETNPLESDVVLAAQKAAEAKLGERGRVLLRKSGTEPLIRVMVEGEDDALVRESALAIAQAVKDNC
- the folP gene encoding dihydropteroate synthase; this encodes MLLKSKEKILDLSYPHTMGILNFTPDSFSDGGQFNQLDSALRHVEEMLAVGTSFIDIGGESTRPGAAEVSVQEELERVVPVVEAIRQRFDCWISVDTSKAEVMTESVKAGADLINDIRALREPGAMAAAAKAGVPICLMHMQGQPRTMQQQPHYDDLFADVEDFLAERIQACEAAGIHREQLILDPGFGFGKSLEHNYQLLAHLEKFHRFGLPLLVGMSRKSMICKQLNKSPAEALSGSLACASIAAMKGAQIIRVHDTRETQDVLAICRMTLEQAK
- the ftsH gene encoding ATP-dependent zinc metalloprotease FtsH, which codes for MAKNLILWLVIAVVLMSVFQSFGPGDSAGRQVDYTTFVREIGQDQIREVRFNDREITVFKRDNTRYVTYLPVLNDQKLLDDLINANVKVVGTPPEEPSLLASIFISWFPMLLLIGVWIFFMRQMQGGGGKGAMSFGKSKARMMSEDQIKTTFNDVAGCDEAKEDVKELVDYLRDPSRFQKLGGKIPTGVLMVGPPGTGKTLLAKAIAGEAKVPFFTISGSDFVEMFVGVGASRVRDMFDQAKKAAPCIIFIDEIDAVGRQRGAGVGGGHDEREQTLNQMLVEMDGFEGHEGIIVIAATNRPDVLDPALLRPGRFDRQVVVGLPDVRGREQILKVHMRKVPLDGDVEPSLIARGTPGFSGADLANLVNEAALFAARGNKRTVSMVEFELAKDKIMMGAERKSMVMSEEQKESTAYHEAGHAIIGRLVPDHDPVYKVSIIPRGRALGVTMYLPEQDRVSHSKEYLESMISSLYGGRLAEELIYGVEKVSTGASNDIERATDIARKMVTQWGFSEKLGPLLYAEDEGEVFLGRSVTKTKHMSDDTARAIDEEVRAIIDRNYERAREILVGNMDILHSMKDALMKYETIDAGQLDDLMGRKSEIRAPKGWGDKDDTLKADTLESEKPASVDFKDADKPAEKPEQVQPHHSEENDKPQA
- the rlmE gene encoding 23S rRNA (uridine(2552)-2'-O)-methyltransferase RlmE: MSKKKHSASSGRWLKEHFDDKYVLEAQKKGFRSRAIFKLEEIQNKDKLLKPGMTVVDLGAAPGGWSQYAADVVGDTGQVIACDILPMDSLPGVSFLQGDFREEAVLDALLERIQPDMVDVVLSDMAPNMSGNLASDQPRAMYLVELALDMCRQVLAPNGSFAVKVFQGEGFDQYLAEVRSMFKVVKIRKPDSSRDRSREVYIVATGYKL
- the yhbY gene encoding ribosome assembly RNA-binding protein YhbY, with the protein product MNLSTKQKQYLKGLAHSLKPVVLMGANGLTEAVLSEIELALGHHELIKVKVAAEERETKQLIIEAIVRETQAEKVQVIGNILVLYRQSEDRKIELPRK